One window of the Populus trichocarpa isolate Nisqually-1 chromosome 9, P.trichocarpa_v4.1, whole genome shotgun sequence genome contains the following:
- the LOC7463298 gene encoding fasciclin-like arabinogalactan protein 12, whose amino-acid sequence MRPQSFILALSLIFFFLHCTKTLCQSPAAAPAMAPPKTPVKAPPADSSQAPSAQVATSPGPVDVNKILQKAGHFTVFARLMQATTEDTELNKELNTTNNGITILAPTDNAFSSLKAGFLNSLSDEDKTELVKFHVLPAFISTSQFQTVSNPVRTQAGTGPRVTLNVTTTGNFVNISSGLTNTSISGTVYTDSQLAIYQLDKVLFPLDIFTPKPPAPAPEPALGKPRKAAPDAESPTAPKDISGAPALLFLHNNALLLAVSCAFGAIIHS is encoded by the coding sequence ATGAGGCCACAATCTTTCATCTTAGCATTGtctcttatctttttcttcctcCATTGTACAAAAACGTTGTGCCAGTCACCTGCCGCGGCCCCGGCTATGGCGCCCCCTAAGACACCAGTGAAGGCACCGCCTGCAGACTCCTCACAGGCACCATCTGCACAGGTTGCTACATCACCTGGCCCCGTTGACGTCAATAAAATCTTGCAGAAGGCTGGCCACTTCACAGTCTTCGCCCGCCTGATGCAAGCTACAACAGAAGACACCGAGTTAAACAAGGAGCTGAACACCACAAACAATGGAATAACAATCCTGGCACCAACTGACAACGCATTTTCGAGCCTCAAAGCAGGCTTTCTCAACTCTCTAAGCGATGAAGACAAGACTGAGCTGGTGAAGTTTCACGTGCTGCCTGCATTTATATCAACATCCCAATTTCAGACTGTGAGTAACCCTGTAAGGACACAGGCGGGGACAGGTCCCAGGGTAACACTAAATGTCACCACCACCGGGAATTTCGTGAATATAAGTTCAGGGCTGACAAATACAAGCATATCAGGCACTGTATACACTGACAGCCAGCTTGCTATTTATCAACTTGATAAGGTACTATTTCCTTTGGACATATTTACTCCTAAGCCTCCAGCCCCTGCTCCCGAGCCAGCACTGGGAAAGCCTAGGAAAGCAGCACCCGATGCAGAGAGCCCTACTGCTCCTAAGGATATTTCTGGTGCTCCAGCTCTGCTTTTTCTGCATAACAACGCCTTGCTTCTTGCAGTCAGCTGTGCGTTTGGTGCAATAATACATTCATGA